One genomic segment of Belonocnema kinseyi isolate 2016_QV_RU_SX_M_011 chromosome 2, B_treatae_v1, whole genome shotgun sequence includes these proteins:
- the LOC117182841 gene encoding zinc finger protein 678-like, with amino-acid sequence MNQRSQQEGQIKKSKSDWKNTEIRVCLSKYQTEHQNLLIKNDEKHSTSDIQYSNDEFVEIKEEFIEDQDTTVQKYDSKFHAVDIKETYKVQESEQEAEKKYKCKKCSHSYLLKNHLNHHLKYECDLNPQFICKFCNRRFKQKCYMDRHISRVHENLDTSESVLRHKCNICFRSYTLLKNLNQHKRFKHSVVKALWFCDFCGISMNLKSSLARHIVSCHLQTTKIRHKCNKCPRSYTAMGVLNRHKRLYHETDKPQFICDFCGHKANEKASLSKHISSRHLQSSQIRHNCNVCSRSYTTTSALNQHKRAEHATVKPQFTCDYCCHNTNRKSSLSRHMIARHLNLKKRT; translated from the exons ATGAACCAAAGAAGTCAACAGGAAGGCCAAATTA AGAAATCAAAGAGTGATTGGAAAAACACTGAAATAAGAGTATGTCTTTCAAAATACCAAACGGAACACCAAAATCTActgattaaaaatgatgaaaagcaCTCTACTTCCGACATTCAATATAGCAATGACGAATTTGTGGAAATTAAGGAAGAATTTATCGAAG ATCAAGACACTACAGTTCAAAAGTATGACTCAAAATTCCACGCTGTAGATATTAAAGAAACTTATAAAGTTCAGGAATCAGAACAGGAAGCGGAAAAGAAGTACAAATGCAAGAAGTGTTCCCACAGctatctattaaaaaatcatttgaatcacCATCTAAAATATGAATGCGATTTAAATCCGCAGTTCATATGTAAATTCTGCAACAGACGATTTAAACAGAAATGTTATATGGATAGACATATAAGTCGCGTGCATGAAAATTTAGACACATCAGAGTCGGTATTGAGGCATAAATGCAACATATGTTTTCGAAGTTACActttgctcaaaaatttaaatcaacatAAACGTTTTAAACACTCAGTAGTAAAAGCGTTATGGTTTTGCGATTTTTGCGGAATTAGCATGAATCTGAAAAGTAGCTTAGCAAGACACATTGTTTCATGTCACTTACAAACAACGAAAATAAGACATAAATGCAACAAATGTCCTCGGAGTTACACTGCGATGGGAGTTTTAAACCGACATAAACGATTATACCACGAAACAGACAAACCACAATTTATTTGCGATTTTTGCGGACATAAAGCGAATGAGAAAGCAAGTCTGTCAAAACACATTTCTTCACGCCACTTACAGTCTTCGCAAATAAGGCACAATTGCAACGTATGTTCTCGAAGTTACACTACTACAAGTGCTCTAAATCAACATAAACGTGCAGAGCATGCAACAGTCAAACCACAATTTACTTGCGACTATTGTTGTCATAACACAAATAGGAAAAGTAGCTTGTCAAGGCACATGATCGCACGccatctgaatttaaaaaaacgtacatGA